In one window of Gudongella oleilytica DNA:
- a CDS encoding DUF362 domain-containing protein — protein sequence MAYHITDDCIACGACQPECPTEAISAGDIYVIDPDKCIDCGACASVCPVDAPQPE from the coding sequence ATGGCATATCATATTACTGATGATTGTATCGCTTGCGGAGCATGTCAGCCAGAATGCCCAACTGAAGCGATATCAGCTGGCGATATCTACGTGATCGATCCAGATAAATGCATTGACTGTGGCGCATGTGCAAGTGTTTGTCCAGTGGACGCACCTCAGCCAGAGTAG
- a CDS encoding tRNA1(Val) (adenine(37)-N6)-methyltransferase codes for MERLDKVPGTPYEIIQDKKLFSYGVDAILLSYFAEPKGIVMDLGTGTGIIPLRLADHPRIKKIYGVELQTNVAEMAEKSVYLNKLENKIRILNENIKELPGKFPKASIDTIITNPPYMKPGAALVNPEENHAISRHELACTLEDIMRVSSWLLSPLGKLYMVHRPNRLVDVLYAMRTHGIEPKLMTWVYPKPGKPANLFLIEGVKGGRMDFKYGDPITVYGVDGKYTDQISTIYGSR; via the coding sequence ATGGAAAGACTGGATAAGGTGCCAGGGACACCATATGAAATAATACAGGATAAAAAGCTGTTTTCCTATGGAGTAGATGCCATACTTCTATCCTATTTTGCAGAGCCCAAGGGAATTGTAATGGACCTTGGGACAGGGACCGGGATAATTCCCTTAAGACTTGCTGATCACCCCAGAATCAAAAAGATATATGGGGTAGAGCTCCAGACAAATGTGGCAGAAATGGCTGAAAAAAGTGTATACTTAAATAAACTGGAGAATAAGATCAGGATATTGAACGAGAATATCAAAGAGCTTCCGGGGAAGTTCCCGAAGGCATCTATCGACACCATCATAACAAATCCCCCTTATATGAAGCCTGGCGCTGCCCTTGTAAATCCGGAGGAGAACCACGCAATCTCAAGACATGAGCTGGCCTGTACTCTCGAGGATATAATGAGAGTTTCCAGCTGGCTTTTAAGTCCATTAGGGAAGCTTTACATGGTACACCGGCCAAACAGACTCGTCGATGTATTATACGCGATGAGAACCCACGGGATCGAACCAAAGCTGATGACCTGGGTATACCCAAAGCCTGGAAAGCCAGCCAATCTGTTCCTTATTGAGGGAGTAAAGGGAGGCAGGATGGATTTTAAGTATGGGGATCCCATTACGGTATACGGGGTAGACGGAAAATACACTGATCAGATAAGCACTATATACGGAAGCAGGTGA
- the rsmI gene encoding 16S rRNA (cytidine(1402)-2'-O)-methyltransferase, protein MEQGILYVCPTPIGNLDDITLRVLDTLRSVDIIAAEDTRHTLKLLNHFDIKKQMTSYHEHNIREKGPLIVDMLQNGKSVALVSDAGMPGISDPGEDIVKLCVEAGIQVMGLPGPSAALLALVVSGLSTDKFAFEGFLPSKSTDRIKALEGLKTEERTIIFYESPHRLLDSLKDMSSVLGNRRASLSRELTKKFEETIRGTLEELLSVAHERQLKGEMVIVVQGAEKGEQEEFDIAAMLLQLLENGYSKKDAIRFVCEKTGAPKNQVYSESLRLKK, encoded by the coding sequence ATGGAACAGGGAATATTATATGTTTGTCCAACCCCTATCGGGAACCTTGACGATATTACCCTCAGAGTGCTCGATACTTTAAGGTCTGTGGATATTATTGCCGCAGAGGATACAAGACATACACTGAAGCTGTTAAATCATTTTGACATCAAGAAACAGATGACAAGCTACCACGAGCATAATATCCGTGAAAAAGGTCCCTTAATAGTGGATATGCTTCAAAACGGGAAATCTGTTGCGCTGGTTTCCGATGCGGGGATGCCTGGGATATCTGATCCAGGAGAGGACATCGTAAAGCTATGCGTAGAGGCAGGAATACAGGTCATGGGGCTTCCAGGACCATCGGCAGCCCTATTGGCTCTTGTTGTTTCCGGGCTTTCAACCGACAAATTCGCATTTGAAGGCTTTCTTCCTTCAAAATCAACAGACAGGATAAAGGCTCTTGAAGGGCTTAAAACCGAGGAAAGAACCATAATATTCTATGAAAGTCCCCACAGACTTCTTGACAGCCTAAAAGATATGTCATCCGTCCTTGGAAACAGAAGGGCTTCCCTTTCAAGGGAGCTTACAAAGAAGTTCGAGGAAACCATAAGAGGTACGCTGGAGGAGCTTTTGTCTGTGGCACATGAGAGACAGCTTAAGGGAGAAATGGTGATAGTGGTCCAGGGCGCTGAAAAAGGTGAGCAGGAGGAATTCGACATAGCGGCTATGCTGCTCCAGCTGCTTGAGAATGGCTATTCAAAAAAGGATGCGATAAGGTTTGTATGCGAGAAGACCGGAGCTCCAAAGAACCAGGTATACTCGGAGAGTCTGAGGCTAAAAAAATAA
- a CDS encoding AbrB/MazE/SpoVT family DNA-binding domain-containing protein: MKSTGIVRKVDELGRVVIPIELRRTLDIQVKDPLEIFVDEDKVILRKFSPSCIFCGEAKGIKDFKGKNVCPGCIKELTKK; this comes from the coding sequence ATGAAATCCACAGGTATTGTGAGGAAGGTCGACGAACTGGGTAGAGTGGTTATACCCATAGAGCTTAGAAGGACTCTGGATATCCAGGTCAAGGATCCATTGGAGATCTTTGTTGACGAGGATAAGGTCATCCTTAGAAAATTCTCACCGTCATGCATTTTCTGCGGCGAAGCTAAGGGGATCAAGGATTTCAAGGGCAAGAACGTATGCCCGGGCTGTATTAAGGAGCTGACAAAAAAATAA
- a CDS encoding DNA double-strand break repair nuclease NurA, producing MDSINKELSNLLEKVNSEIQKKQKSVMDGDKIKLKSFMDSEIGKIKKIEKLSSLELHNIHSKGGISGVDGSVNRAGGSYPHFIELYQGLAKSTVFRDNPIFISGVYTPILSEEKEDPLTGETDLREEQRNIRLATIEVEAAIGSVREHKPYAIMMDGGLIRYNIYAGDAWSRLVELCEATGTILMGVIKDIKTSAVGERLKELDGRIEGVLYDRELLFGLLEYGEFIHINEDINRKEPKGYSSGFLRSSLYPMVIGIDIIESQSQKLEEMARLVLTLTPENSRGVPLWLDIVDKEVKISDDMMKALMERYLDRGIYERYFVSERDKRS from the coding sequence ATGGATTCTATCAACAAAGAATTAAGTAATTTACTTGAAAAAGTAAACAGTGAAATCCAAAAAAAACAAAAATCAGTCATGGATGGTGACAAAATCAAACTGAAAAGCTTCATGGACTCTGAGATCGGGAAGATCAAAAAGATTGAAAAACTAAGCAGCCTGGAGCTTCATAATATCCACTCCAAGGGAGGTATATCGGGAGTAGACGGCTCAGTCAACAGAGCAGGTGGGAGCTATCCACATTTTATAGAGCTTTACCAGGGACTGGCAAAGTCCACCGTATTTAGAGACAACCCCATTTTCATTTCAGGAGTGTATACCCCTATCCTCAGCGAGGAGAAGGAAGACCCTCTGACAGGTGAAACAGATTTGCGGGAGGAGCAAAGGAACATCCGTCTGGCAACGATAGAGGTGGAAGCGGCCATTGGGAGCGTAAGGGAGCATAAGCCCTATGCCATAATGATGGACGGAGGGCTTATACGCTACAATATCTATGCAGGGGACGCATGGTCAAGGCTTGTGGAGCTTTGTGAGGCCACCGGCACCATACTTATGGGAGTCATAAAGGATATAAAAACCTCGGCAGTAGGTGAGAGGCTGAAGGAGCTGGATGGCAGGATCGAGGGAGTCCTCTATGACAGGGAGCTTCTTTTCGGGCTCCTTGAATACGGGGAGTTCATCCATATAAACGAAGACATAAACAGAAAAGAACCAAAGGGCTACAGCTCGGGATTTTTAAGGAGCTCGCTATATCCAATGGTAATAGGCATAGATATAATCGAAAGCCAGTCTCAAAAGCTTGAGGAAATGGCAAGGCTTGTATTGACCCTTACTCCTGAGAACAGCAGAGGAGTACCCTTGTGGCTCGACATTGTAGACAAGGAGGTCAAGATCTCCGACGATATGATGAAGGCTCTTATGGAGCGCTACCTGGACAGGGGGATCTATGAGAGGTACTTCGTGTCGGAAAGGGATAAGAGGAGTTGA
- a CDS encoding GIY-YIG nuclease family protein, with the protein MSFRPSLSCHPDLLFPVIPTGVEGSHLLRRVIVYWVYILTNKFNNVLYIGVTNDLQRRVFEHKNKLVEGFTQKYNVDKLVYYESTEDVESAILREKQLKNWRKEKKLVLIERMNPKWFDLSEDIY; encoded by the coding sequence ATGTCATTCCGACCTTCTCTTTCCTGTCATCCCGACCTTCTCTTTCCTGTCATCCCGACCGGAGTGGAGGGATCTCATCTTTTAAGGAGAGTAATCGTGTACTGGGTATACATTCTAACTAATAAATTCAACAATGTCCTTTACATAGGCGTTACAAATGACTTGCAAAGAAGAGTCTTTGAACATAAGAATAAGCTCGTTGAAGGGTTTACTCAAAAATACAACGTCGATAAGCTAGTTTATTATGAATCCACAGAAGATGTAGAATCAGCGATACTTAGAGAAAAGCAGCTGAAGAACTGGAGAAAGGAAAAAAAGCTAGTGCTGATTGAGCGTATGAATCCAAAGTGGTTTGATTTGTCGGAGGATATTTATTGA